In one window of Verrucomicrobiota bacterium DNA:
- the fusA gene encoding elongation factor G, which yields MAKNHDLTRVRNVGIMAHIDAGKTTVTERILYFSGKTHKMGEVHEGEATMDWMAQERERGITITSAATTVAWRDHAITIIDTPGHVDFTVEVERSLRVLDGAIALFCGVGGVEPQSETVWRQADKYEVPVIAFVNKMDRAGADFFGVIGLIESQLGANPVPVVIPMVDENDGLLGVIDLIDNVAHYYDDEGTRHDEPVPAARQAERDSWFKHLIEKASEVDDHLMERFVADEPISRDELIAGLRRATLARTIVPVLCGAAFRNKGVRRLLDAVVDFLPSPMDLPPVIGTCPESREAMERLPKPDGRLAALAFKIVADQHTGKTTYVRVYSGTLRSGSQVLNSTQDRRQRIGRLMKMHANRPEIVDEITAGDIGVAVGLSETNTGDTLCDPAHPILLEAIEFPAPVLSISIQPASRQDRDKLGTALHRLANEDPTFVVSTGEARGETVISGMGELHLEIIVDRLRREFGVGAVVGTPEVAYRETITLPADIVHRYVKQTGGRGEYAHVVMRIEPAGAGVGFEFVNEITGGRIPREYIPSIEKGIIGAMAGGIYAGYPVVDVRVVLTDGSFHEVDSSDRAFQICASQAFKAAFAKANPELLEPVMSVQVVAPEEHAGPVHGDLCARRGRITGMHVKGAMNEVEALVPLGTMFGYATQLRSLTSGRASFTMQFERYEAVPYSIAEEIVARRRERPAGHRG from the coding sequence ATGGCGAAGAACCACGATCTGACCCGGGTGCGCAACGTCGGCATCATGGCCCACATCGATGCGGGCAAGACGACGGTGACTGAGCGCATCCTCTACTTCTCCGGCAAGACGCACAAGATGGGCGAGGTCCACGAGGGCGAAGCCACGATGGACTGGATGGCGCAGGAACGCGAACGCGGCATCACGATCACGTCTGCAGCTACGACTGTGGCTTGGCGGGATCACGCGATCACCATCATCGACACGCCGGGGCACGTCGATTTCACCGTCGAGGTCGAGCGTTCGCTCCGAGTGCTCGATGGAGCCATCGCGCTGTTCTGCGGCGTCGGCGGCGTCGAGCCGCAGTCGGAGACCGTTTGGCGCCAAGCCGACAAGTACGAGGTGCCCGTTATCGCGTTCGTCAACAAGATGGACCGCGCCGGCGCGGACTTCTTCGGGGTGATCGGACTCATCGAGTCGCAGCTCGGCGCCAACCCGGTGCCGGTGGTCATTCCGATGGTCGATGAGAACGATGGCCTGCTTGGTGTGATCGACCTCATCGACAACGTCGCCCACTACTATGACGACGAGGGCACCCGCCACGACGAGCCGGTACCGGCCGCCCGGCAGGCCGAGCGCGACTCCTGGTTCAAGCACCTGATCGAGAAGGCGAGCGAGGTCGACGACCATCTTATGGAGAGATTCGTGGCCGACGAGCCGATCTCGCGCGACGAGTTGATCGCCGGGCTGCGGCGCGCCACGCTCGCGCGCACAATCGTGCCGGTGCTGTGCGGCGCGGCGTTCAGGAACAAGGGCGTGCGGCGCTTGCTCGACGCCGTGGTTGACTTCCTCCCCTCGCCCATGGACCTGCCACCCGTGATTGGCACCTGCCCCGAGAGCCGGGAAGCCATGGAACGCCTGCCGAAGCCCGACGGGCGGCTCGCCGCGCTCGCGTTCAAGATCGTCGCCGACCAGCATACGGGCAAGACAACGTACGTGCGTGTCTACTCGGGCACGCTGCGCAGCGGGTCGCAGGTGCTCAACTCGACGCAGGATCGCCGGCAGCGCATCGGGCGACTCATGAAGATGCACGCGAACCGGCCCGAGATCGTTGACGAAATCACGGCGGGCGACATCGGTGTCGCCGTCGGCTTGAGCGAGACGAACACGGGCGACACGCTCTGCGACCCGGCGCATCCTATCCTGCTCGAGGCGATCGAGTTCCCCGCGCCCGTGCTGTCGATCAGCATCCAGCCGGCCTCGCGCCAGGACCGCGACAAGCTCGGTACGGCGCTGCACCGGCTCGCGAACGAGGATCCGACCTTCGTCGTCAGCACGGGCGAGGCGCGGGGCGAGACCGTCATCAGCGGCATGGGCGAGCTTCACCTCGAGATCATCGTTGACCGGCTCCGCCGCGAGTTCGGGGTTGGCGCCGTCGTCGGCACGCCCGAGGTGGCCTACCGCGAGACGATCACGCTGCCGGCCGACATCGTCCACCGCTACGTCAAGCAAACGGGCGGCCGCGGTGAGTACGCCCACGTCGTGATGCGCATCGAGCCAGCCGGCGCGGGCGTCGGGTTCGAGTTCGTCAACGAGATCACGGGCGGCCGGATCCCGCGCGAGTACATCCCGTCGATTGAGAAGGGCATCATCGGCGCAATGGCCGGCGGCATCTATGCCGGCTATCCCGTCGTCGATGTGCGCGTCGTGCTCACCGACGGCTCGTTCCACGAGGTGGACTCGTCGGATCGGGCCTTCCAGATCTGTGCGAGCCAGGCGTTTAAGGCCGCCTTCGCCAAGGCGAATCCCGAGCTGCTCGAGCCCGTGATGAGCGTCCAGGTCGTGGCGCCCGAAGAGCACGCCGGCCCGGTGCATGGCGATCTCTGCGCGCGGCGCGGCCGGATCACGGGCATGCACGTGAAGGGCGCCATGAACGAGGTCGAGGCCCTCGTGCCTCTCGGGACGATGTTCGGTTACGCCACCCAGTTGCGGAGCCTCACCTCGGGACGGGCGTCGTTCACGATGCAGTTCGAGCGCTACGAGGCGGTGCCATACTCGATTGCCGAGGAAATCGTCGCGCGCCGTCGCGAGCGCCCGGCTGGACACCGCGGCTAA